One window from the genome of Crassostrea angulata isolate pt1a10 chromosome 2, ASM2561291v2, whole genome shotgun sequence encodes:
- the LOC128173647 gene encoding uncharacterized protein LOC128173647, whose amino-acid sequence MNTIHGQDVVRCRLCANPVEWHCNLCHVDLCSSCTQIHMQNKTKNHEIVEFINRREDHVLPKCNIHNKKRCEMYCRDCNEPTCVLCMISTHQFHEIKEIDEVIKDIKQQVIVEDIIAPKYNKITKGRLTKDFDDIMSNIQDQEDKICKAVHKIGQTLRDKMKEQKRDFEDNNNAMQYMTTEAEKELNEIIHNCRSVLKSVDALAITTYKSRNESFRYRFTEVGPTCPIFSPGVVIEDQIQEMFGEFQGQTSTQSIPKNIIGNPICLNIIKSPYGLDFALWEIACTGTEQFWISGNDEKIHQIDKCGNILETVSVKAANDVSSLSINKQLGLLFVVRWPDTKVYKYESNRVTTFLNISDWCPRGLCHTVNDNLLVSMRSLDKKRSRIVRYTGTTETQIIETDSQGKQLFSVGERYVLKLADNRNGDICVSDFAGKNVVVVDVCGDLRFKYRGNITKRTHNKPFQPSHIVTNGIQQILVEDFPNDIVHIIDSDGKFICYIEYPCNGGMSIDTDCNLVVGEEETGIIRIIKYIE is encoded by the coding sequence ATGAATACCATTCACGGACAAGATGTCGTCCGTTGTCGGTTGTGTGCCAATCCCGTAGAATGGCATTGTAACCTTTGTCACGTGGACCTTTGCTCATCATGCACTCAGATTCACATGcagaacaaaacaaagaacCATGAAATCGTTGAGTTCATCAACAGAAGAGAAGACCATGTGTTGCCCAAGTGCAACATCCACAATAAAAAACGATGCGAGATGTACTGTAGAGACTGCAATGAACCAACGTGCGTACTGTGCATGATTAGTACTCACCAATTTCACGAGATTAAAGAGATAGATGAAGTTATAAAGGACATTAAACAACAAGTCATTGTTGAAGATATCATTGCTCCAAAGTACAATAAGATAACCAAAGGAAGATTAACCAAGGATTTTGATGATATTATGTCGAATATTCAAGATCAAGAGGATAAAATCTGCAAGGCTGTGCATAAAATTGGCCAAACATTACGAGATAagatgaaagaacaaaaaagagACTTTGAAGATAACAACAATGCAATGCAATATATGACAACCGAAGCTGAAAAAGAACTTAACGAAATCATCCATAACTGTAGAAGTGTCCTTAAATCTGTTGACGCTTTAGCAATTACAACCTACAAATCAAGAAACGAATCATTTAGATATAGGTTTACAGAAGTAGGACCGACTTGCCCAATATTTTCACCTGGTGTGGTAATTGAAGACCAAATTCAAGAAATGTTTGGAGAATTTCAAGGACAGACCAGCACACAATCTATCCCCAAAAATATAATTGGTAATCCAATctgtttaaatataattaaaagtcCTTATGGGCTTGATTTTGCGCTATGGGAAATAGCATGCACTGGAACAGAGCAATTCTGGATAAGTGGAAACGACGAGAAAATTCATCAAATTGACAAGTGTGGAAATATATTAGAAACGGTTTCGGTCAAAGCTGCTAATGATGTATCTTCATTATCTATAAACAAACAACTGGGCCTTTTATTTGTAGTGAGGTGGCCTGATACAAAAGTTTACAAGTATGAAAGTAATAGAGTCACaacgtttttaaatatttctgacTGGTGCCCTAGAGGACTGTGTCATACGGTAAATGACAATCTCCTGGTAAGCATGCGCTCGTTGGATAAGAAAAGAAGTAGAATAGTAAGGTATACCGGGACTACAGAGACACAAATAATTGAAACTGATAGTCAGGGGAAGCAACTGTTCTCAGTTGGTGAAAGATACGTGCTCAAACTAGCCGACAATAGGAATGGTGATATTTGTGTGTCTGACTTCGCCGGGAAAAATGTGGTGGTGGTAGATGTCTGTGGAGATCTGCGTTTCAAGTACAGGGGCAATATCACGAAACGTACACATAACAAGCCATTTCAGCCCTCCCATATAGTTACAAATGGTATCCAACAAATACTTGTTGAAGATTTCCCAAATGACATTGTACATATCATTGACAGTGACGGTAAATTTATCTGTTATATTGAGTATCCGTGCAATGGAGGTATGAGTATCGATACTGACTGCAATTTGGTCGTTGGAGAAGAAGAGACGGGTATCATCCGGATAATTAAATACATCGAGTAA
- the LOC128173082 gene encoding mothers against decapentaplegic homolog 3-like, with product MSFADQNGMMSTDQDFHLSKEQALRASYWCGVTYFEHHQRVGESFNTADPIFCIDGFTDAFDTKRFCLGNLTNVHRTQSADVTRRHIGKGVQLTYNGQEVYVECLSDRAIFVQSPLTNHQYKWHPNMVCKIPPGCKLRIFDNQEFASLLAQSFEQGFEYVYKLTKMCTIRMSFVKGWGAEYRRQTVTDTPCWLEIRLNTPCKWLDKALAQLGSPNFRCSSR from the exons atgaGTTTTGCCGACCAGAATGGAATGATGTCGACAGACCAAGACTTTCATCTGTCTAAGGAACAAGCTT TGCGTGCCTCGTATTGGTGTGGAGTGACCTATTTCGAACATCACCAGCGAGTCGGGGAAAGTTTTAACACAGCAGACCCAATCTTCTGCATTGATGGATTCACAGACGCTTTCGACACAAAGAGATTTTGTCTTGGCAACTTGACCAATGTTCACAGAACGCAATCGGCAGATGTTACAAGACGCCATATTG GTAAAGGTGTGCAGCTGACCTACAATGGACAGGAAGTGTACGTCGAATGCCTTAGTGATAGGGCTATATTCGTGCAAAGCCCTCTGACCAATCACCAGTATAAATGGCATCCCAACATGGTCTGCAAAATCCCACCAG GATGTAAACTCAGGATCTTCGACAATCAGGAGTTCGCTTCCTTGCTGGCCCAGTCCTTCGAGCAAGGCTTCGAGTATGTGTACAAGCTTACAAAGATGTGTACCATTCGCATGAGTTTTGTCAAAGGCTGGGGAGCTGAGTAcag GAGACAAACGGTGACCGATACACCATGTTGGTTGGAAATTCGTCTTAACACACCGTGTAAATGGCTAGACAAAGCACTCGCTCAGCTGGGGTCACCAAACTTCAGGTGCTCAAGTAGGTAG
- the LOC128172378 gene encoding uncharacterized protein LOC128172378 — protein sequence MLIQKVQATLILLAIRTFVEAFVCDENVDYCSTSLTIDYAFTMIDPEKGQVFAKDRKLYAYSDPDVEIEVENVITADGWNSTFPLLTANQSMPGPPIFLYQNQTITIIVQNNLLNEAVTIHWHGIDQLGSPAMDGVGFVTQCPILPGQFFNYTFKPRFSGSYWYHSHVGNQRDMGLYGAFVVLKQDEEVPRENQHIIQLQEWNHMYDPNTLRSANIKNTGSSKSILINGKGEFENNEAPLEVFTVDKKDNHLFRMIGVGSADTFLFSIPGIPLIVKETDGYPVVPQKVDKILIYPAERYDFELDLENILVGMYNITVQIFKERKFETQENLVGLGLIKITNSLSIPAALTSIKKKINSSILNCPFGNFPDDENVTCIPVSFLLSQNDKRFNFDVLRRTPESFTFFLNFGFSKSEGYSSINGRRFILPTVSALSQPSELDTSCANCTAETSCECTHALDLKSGSENIMVLSNVGNGATISHPIHMHGHTFEVLKMGFPAVLTNGSLIPNNDIQCSPTLPNDKSQCNNASWRNATWDDYRTIPDINLLNPVRKDTIVVPYHGYAIIRIRATNPGVWFLHCHIDRHLINGMALMLREAVEYINIFGDLPEGLSTCRNFEFRTSSKQISNDEQSGVKNYPGSNLITGLIVTSVFILLALIIIIICLLLKNFGTKHGILRLREEREDHQMKSM from the exons atg TTGATCCAAAAGGTTCAAGCAACCTTGATTCTTCTTGCCATACGGACATTTGTAGAAGCATTCGTTTGTGACGAAAACGTTGACTACTGCTCCACATCACTGACAATAGATTATGCTTTCACTATGATTGATCCAGAGAAAGGGCAGGTCTTTGCCAAAGATCGCAAGCTTTATGCGTATTCCGATCCCGACGTAGAAATTGAAGTTGAAAACGTCATTACCGCTGACGGATGGAATTCCACATTCCCGTTGTTGACAGCCAATCAGTCCATGCCTGGACCTCCAATTTTTTTGTACCAGAATCAGACCATAACCATCATTGTCCAGAATAATTTGCTAAACGAAGCCGTCACCATCCACTGGCATGGAATAGATCAGCTGGGGTCGCCAGCAATGGACGGAGTGGGGTTTGTTACCCAATGTCCGATTTTACCAGGCCAATTCTTCAACTATACGTTCAAACCTCGTTTCTCTGGCTCTTATTGGTATCATTCCCACGTAGGCAACCAACGAGATATGGGTCTGTATGGGGCGTTCGTGGTATTAAAACAGGACGAAGAAGTTCCACGCGAAAACCAGCATATTATCCAATTACAGGAATGGAACCACATGTATGATCCAAATACGTTACGTTCGGCAAATATAAAGAATACTGGTTCCTCCAAATCTATTCTTATAAATGGCAAAGGCGAGTTCGAAAACAACGAAGCGCCACTGGAAGTCTTTACAGTAGATAAAAAGGACAACCACTTATTTCGGATGATTGGGGTTGGATCTGCAGATACGTTTCTGTTCTCGATTCCCGGAATACCTCTTATTGTTAAAGAAACGGACGGATATCCAGTCGTTCCTCAAAAAGTTGACAAAATCCTCATTTATCCTGCAGAGCGATACGACTTTGAACTTGACTTGGAAAATATATTGGTAGGAATGTACAACATAACTGTTCAGatctttaaagaaagaaaatttgagACACAAGAAAATTTAGTTGGATTGGGTTTAATTAAGATAACAAATTCGTTATCAATTCCAGCTGCATTAAcgtcaataaaaaagaaaataaatagtaGTATTCTTAATTGTCCATTTGGGAATTTTCCAGATGACGAGAACGTGACGTGTATACCAGTTTCTTTTTTACTGTCACAAAATGATAAGCGTTTCAATTTTGACGTACTGCGTCGTACCCCGGAATCTTTTACATTCTTTTTAAACTTTGGCTTTTCTAAAAGTGAGGGATATAGCTCCATAAATGGTCGGAGGTTTATTTTGCCAACTGTATCGGCTCTTTCGCAACCTTCAGAACTAGACACTTCCTGTGCAAACTGTACTGCCGAAACTTCATGCGAATGCACTCATGCACTCGATTTAAAATCAGGTTCAGAAAACATTATGGTCCTGTCGAACGTTGGAAACGGTGCAACCATTTCACATCCAATACACATGCATGGTCATACGTTTGAGGTACTTAAGATGGGTTTTCCAGCAGTCCTAACAAATGGTTCACTTATTCCAAACAACGACATACAATGTAGCCCAACACTTCCAAATGACAAAAGCCAATGTAATAACGCATCTTGGAGAAACGCAACCTGGGACGATTATCGAACTATTCCCGACATAAACCTTCTAAATCCAGTACGAAAAGACACCATTGTCGTTCCATATCATGGCTATGCAATAATAAGGATCAGGGCAACAAACCCTGGAGTTTGGTTTTTGCATTGCCATATCGATCGACATTTGATAAATGGTATGGCTCTGATGCTCAGAGAGGCAGttgaatatatcaatatatttggCGATTTGCCAGAGGGGCTATCGACATGCCGTAACTTTGAGTTTCGTACATCGTCAAAACAGATATCTAATGACGAGCAAAGCG GTGTCAAAAATTATCCGGGGTCCAATCTGATTACTGGCTTGATTGTGACGTCAGTGTTTATACTACTGGCTCTCATCATAATCATCATatgtcttcttctcaaaaatttcGGTACCAAACATGGTATTTTAAGGCTTCGAGAAGAGAGAGAGGATCACCAAATGAAGTCTATGTAG